A single genomic interval of Hemibagrus wyckioides isolate EC202008001 linkage group LG13, SWU_Hwy_1.0, whole genome shotgun sequence harbors:
- the LOC131363584 gene encoding CD209 antigen-like protein C, with amino-acid sequence MEMRNCPPRSRPQCSHHQRQQPRRLGYKQRGYRVAAVCFGLLSILLAVAIIILAIKYTQQQIHYKRNLTEQINQLQEENAALQRMLTDIDEQAKLGWIYFHSSFYFISAQTKSWIESREDCKRNGADLVIIKTEEAQDFLVKQLGSDRAWIGLHDRDTEGTWKWVDGTPLTTAYWAPREPNNDHNEDCAEILGFTGKEAWNDVPCTKKVRWICEKPASL; translated from the exons ATGGAGATGAGAAACTGTCCTCCGCGTTCACGGCCTCAGTGTTCTCATCATCAGCGCCAGCAACCCAG AAGGCTGGGCTACAAGCAGCGTGGTTACAGAGTGGCTGCAGTGTGTTTTGGCCTACTGTCCATTCTTCTGGCTGTTGCCATCATAATCCTCGCTATAAAGTACACCCAGCAACAGATACATTACAAAAGGAACCTGACTGAACAGATCAACCAGTTACAGGAGGAGAATGCTGCACTTCAGAGGATGCTGACAGATATAG ATGAACAGGCCAAACTAGGATGGATTTACTTCCACTCCAGTTTTTACTTCATCTCTGCTCAAACGAAAAGCTGGATTGAAAGCAGAGAGGACTGCAAAAGAAACGGAGCAGACCTTGTGATCATCAAGACTGAGGAGGCACAG GATTTTCTTGTCAAGCAGCTGGGCAGTGATAGGGCTTGGATTGGTTTAcatgacagagacacagaggggACCTGGAAATGGGTGGACGGTACACCACTAACCACTGC GTACTGGGCTCCAAGGGAACCCAATAATGACCATAATGAAGACTGTGCTGAGATTTTGGGTTTTACAGGTAAAGAGGCCTGGAATGATGTGCCATGTACTAAGAAAGTGAGATGGATCTGTGAGAAACCTGCTTCTCTCTG A
- the LOC131363583 gene encoding CD209 antigen-like protein A, translating to MEMRNCPPRSRPQCSHHQRQQPRRLDYKQRRYRVAAVGFGLLCILLVVAIIILAIKYTQQMSYKTRYDNLQIAHRKLTKQITQLNLTKQTDHHNLTKLIEHLNLTKQTDHLTLTKLIEHLNLTKQNDHLSLTKQINQLQEENAALQRMLTDIAAQVSLGWLIFSSSFYYFSTVEKGWTDSREDCLKKGSDLVIIRSSEEQEYIIKQLGEKKAWIGLNYNVSESDWKWVDSSALSKTYWAKGEPNNNGGNEQCVEIWTYTDLNGWNDVNCNNKKNWICEKPFVQ from the exons ATGGAGATGAGAAACTGTCCTCCGCGTTCACGGCCTCAGTGTTCTCATCATCAGCGCCAGCAACCCAG GAGGCTGGACTACAAACAACGCAGATACAGAGTGGCTGCAGTGGGTTTTGGACTACTGTGCATTCTTCTGGTTGTTGCAATCATAATCCTTGCTATAAAATACACCCAGCAGATGAGTTACAAAACCCGGTATGACAACTTACAAATTGCCCACAGGAAGCTGACCAAACAGATTACTCAACTCAACCTGACCAAACAGACTGACCACCACAACCTGACCAAACTGATTGAACACCTCAACCTGACCAAACAGACTGACCACCTGACCCTGACCAAACTGATTGAACACCTCAACCTGACCAAACAGAATGACCACCTTAGCCTGACCAAACAGATCAACCAGTTACAGGAGGAGAATGCTGCACTTCAGAGGATGCTGACAGATATAG CCGCACAGGTCAGTCTTGGATGGTTGATCTTTAGTTCCAGTTTTTACTATTTCTCTACTGTGGAGAAGGGCTGGACTGACAGCAGAGAGGACTGCCTTAAGAAAGGATCTGACCTTGTGATCATCCGCAGCAGTGAGGAACAG GAGTACATCATTAAGCAGCTGGGCGAAAAAAAAGCTTGGATTGGTTTAAATTACAACGTCTCAGAGAGTGACTGGAAATGGGTGGACAGTTCAGCACTGAGTAAGAC GTACTGGGCTAAGGGCGAACCGAATAATAACGGTGGTAATGAGCAATGTGTTGAGATTTGGACTTATACAGACCTAAACGGCTGGAATGATGTGAATTGCAACAATAAAAAGAACTGGATCTGTGAGAAGCCGTTTGTTCAGTG A